One segment of Macrotis lagotis isolate mMagLag1 chromosome 1, bilby.v1.9.chrom.fasta, whole genome shotgun sequence DNA contains the following:
- the HES4 gene encoding transcription factor HES-4, whose amino-acid sequence MPADTLEKPRASPLAGAPASASQTPDKPKSASEHRKSSKPIMEKRRRARINESLGQLKTLILDALKKDSSRHSKLEKADILEMTVKHLRSLQRVQVTAALSGDPSVLGKYRAGFNECMNEVTRFLSSCDGVTSDVRSRLLSHLAACLSQLGPVRYSPPGVVQPSHLAQPLHVQLPGAAATAPTQCKMSPAGALSPKVYGGFHLVPAHDGQAVAFLIPNPAFGPGPASLLPSYPSAAAAAAGGGPASGGALAGTAGGATGSPVHGLTSLGGGGPRAGSPAEDRCEPVWRPW is encoded by the exons ATGCCGGCGGACACTCTGGAGAAGCCCAGGGCCTCCCCCCTGGCCGGAGCGCCGGCCAGCGCCAGCCAGACCCCGGACAAACCCAAGAGCGCCAGCGAGCACCGCAAG TCGTCCAAGCCCATCATGGAGAAGCGGCGCCGGGCGCGCATCAACGAGAGCTTGGGGCAGCTCAAGACCCTCATCCTGGACGCCCTAAAGAAAGAT AGCTCCCGCCACTCGAAACTGGAGAAGGCAGACATCCTGGAAATGACCGTGAAGCACCTGAGGAGCCTGCAGAGGGTGCAGGTGACAG CTGCCCTCAGCGGTGACCCCAGCGTCCTGGGCAAGTACCGCGCCGGCTTCAACGAATGCATGAACGAGGTGACCCGCTTCCTGTCCTCCTGCGACGGAGTCACTTCGGACGTGCGCTCCCGCCTGCTGAGCCACCTGGCCGCCTGCCTCAGCCAGCTCGGACCCGTGCGCTACTCGCCGCCCGGAGTCGTCCAGCCTTCCCATCTGGCCCAGCCTCTGCACGTCCAGCTGCCCGGGGCCGCGGCCACGGCCCCCACCCAGTGCAAGATGAGCCCGGCCGGGGCCCTGTCGCCCAAGGTCTACGGGGGGTTCCACCTGGTACCCGCCCACGACGGCCAGGCGGTGGCCTTCCTCATCCCCAACCCCGCCTTCGGGCCTGGCCCGGCCTCGCTGCTCCCCTCCTACCCcagcgcggcggcggcggcagctgGGGGGGGCCCGGCCTCCGGGGGGGCGCTGGCGGGCACGGCCGGGGGCGCCACGGGTTCCCCGGTCCACGGCCTCACCTCCCTGGGCGGGGGAGGCCCGCGGGCGGGCAGCCCAGCAGAGGACAGATGTGAGCCCGTCTGGAGGCCGTGGTGA